From Prionailurus viverrinus isolate Anna chromosome B2, UM_Priviv_1.0, whole genome shotgun sequence, the proteins below share one genomic window:
- the LOC125165347 gene encoding histone H2A-IV-like, whose translation MSGRGKQGGKARAKAKSRSFKAGLQFPVGRVHRLLRKGNYAERVGAGAPVYLAAVLEYLTAEILELAGNAARDNKKTRIIPRHLQLAIRNDEELNKLLGRVTIAQGGVLPNIQAVLLPKKTESHRHKAQNK comes from the coding sequence ATGTCTGGGCGAGGGAAGCAGGGCGGCAAGGCTCGCGCCAAGGCCAAGTCCAGGTCTTTTAAGGCCGGGCTGCAGTTCCCGGTGGGTCGCGTCCACCGCCTGCTCCGCAAGGGCAACTACGCGGAGCGGGTGGGGGCCGGCGCGCCGGTGTACCTGGCGGCCGTGCTGGAGTACCTGACGGCCGAGATCCTGGAGCTGGCGGGCAACGCGGCCCGTGACAACAAGAAGACGCGCATCATCCCGCGCCACCTGCAGCTGGCCATCCGCAACGACGAGGAGCTCAACAAGCTGCTGGGTCGCGTCACCATCGCGCAGGGCGGCGTCCTGCCCAACATCCAGGCCGTGCTGCTGCCCAAGAAGACCGAGAGCCACCGCCACAAAGCCCAGAACAAATAA
- the LOC125165348 gene encoding histone H2B type 1-A: protein MPELTSKGTTISKKGFKKAVTKTQKKEGKKRKRCRKESYSIYIYKVLKQVHPDTGISSKAMSIMNSFVTDIFERIAGEASRLAHYNKRSTITSREIQTAVRLLLPGELAKHAVSEGTKAVTKYTSSK from the coding sequence ATGCCGGAGCTGACTTCCAAAGGCACGACCATTTCCAAGAAAGGCTTCAAGAAAGCTGTAACCAAAACCCAGAAGAAGGAAGGCAAGAAGCGCAAGCGATGTCGCAAGGAGAGCTATTCCATTTATATCTACAAGGTGCTGAAGCAGGTGCACCCCGACACCGGCATCTCGTCCAAGGCCATGAGCATCATGAACTCTTTCGTCACTGACATCTTCGAGCGCATCGCGGGCGAGGCGTCGCGCCTGGCGCATTACAACAAGCGCTCGACCATCACGTCCCGGGAGATCCAGACGGCCGTGCGCCTGCTGCTGCCCGGGGAGCTGGCCAAGCACGCCGTGTCCGAGGGCACCAAGGCCGTCACCAAGTACACCAGCTCCAAGTAG